The following are encoded in a window of Campylobacterota bacterium genomic DNA:
- a CDS encoding carbohydrate kinase family protein yields MKVLTIGGATRDLFLECEGTDIMTISRETERRHYMLFESGQKIEVDNIAYHTGGGGTNSAVSFARLGFDVAAFCCLGNDYDGKKITQTLEEENVSSEFICISDQYTTGRSFIINSQQGERTIFAHRGANSFLKLSDIPKDYLKECTQLYITSLSNESAKLLPEICTFAKQHNVPIAINPGTSQLKYGLFTLKDSLTNIDILIMNGVEAKLFMLALTETDNSYKQALESSHPRPSSYSDQNRNEPYLVTQPLLYEDFCFSTHKFFKQVMNFGPKIVVITNGCNGVYVAAEKTVFFCPSLEIDVVDSVGAGDSFGSAFVASLMYKQSIEDALRAGIANSASVLSQLGAKTGLLTKDELQQATQKLPKQKVQTFDL; encoded by the coding sequence ATGAAAGTTCTAACAATCGGTGGAGCAACGCGAGACCTTTTTCTGGAATGTGAGGGCACCGACATCATGACAATCAGCAGGGAAACAGAACGTCGTCATTATATGCTTTTTGAATCCGGACAAAAAATAGAAGTTGATAACATTGCATACCATACGGGTGGCGGTGGAACCAACTCAGCGGTCTCATTTGCTCGCCTCGGGTTTGATGTAGCCGCTTTCTGCTGTTTAGGTAATGATTATGACGGCAAAAAGATAACCCAGACATTAGAAGAAGAAAATGTCTCTTCAGAGTTTATCTGTATTTCCGACCAATATACAACGGGACGCTCATTCATTATTAACTCACAACAAGGTGAACGTACAATCTTTGCACATCGTGGAGCAAACAGTTTTTTAAAACTAAGTGATATCCCTAAGGACTACTTAAAAGAATGCACCCAACTCTACATTACCTCTTTAAGCAATGAATCAGCAAAGCTGCTTCCTGAAATTTGTACATTCGCCAAACAACATAATGTTCCCATAGCCATAAATCCAGGAACAAGCCAATTAAAATATGGTCTATTTACCCTTAAAGACTCACTTACAAATATTGACATACTCATCATGAACGGTGTTGAAGCAAAACTTTTCATGCTCGCGCTAACCGAAACTGACAACTCATACAAACAGGCCCTAGAAAGCTCCCATCCTCGTCCATCGAGTTACTCCGATCAAAATAGAAACGAGCCCTATCTTGTTACACAGCCACTTTTATATGAAGACTTTTGCTTTAGCACACACAAATTTTTCAAGCAAGTCATGAACTTTGGCCCCAAAATAGTTGTCATAACCAATGGCTGCAATGGGGTTTATGTAGCAGCAGAAAAAACAGTTTTTTTCTGCCCAAGCCTTGAGATTGATGTAGTAGACTCTGTCGGGGCAGGAGACTCGTTTGGATCAGCTTTTGTTGCAAGCTTGATGTACAAGCAAAGCATTGAAGACGCACTCCGTGCCGGAATCGCAAACAGCGCTTCAGTCTTATCACAATTAGGCGCAAAAACCGGACTCCTAACAAAAGACGAACTACAACAAGCAACACAAAAATTGCCTAAACAAAAAGTACAAACTTTTGACCTGTAA